The following are from one region of the Acipenser ruthenus chromosome 19, fAciRut3.2 maternal haplotype, whole genome shotgun sequence genome:
- the LOC117424443 gene encoding tetranectin-like protein, translated as MARPGLVVLLFLSAVILEQALGQTSRSNPGRSNRAQLRDAGNYDLKSQINKLWHEVNSLKEMQALQTVCLRGTKVNRKCYLAIVEPKHYHEANEDCIAQGGTLVIPRNIDENNSLREYAKKSSPGAKEFWIGVTDMVKEGQYVDVNGMAISYFNWDRSKNQPTGGKRESCVMLSLSAQGKWHDDVCRSMKKYLCEYLIP; from the exons ATGGCTCGGCCAGGACTTGTGGTCTTGCTTTTCCTAAGCGCAGTGATATTAGAGCAGGCTTTGGGGCAAACTTCAAGATCTAACCCTGGAAGGTCAAACAGAGCCCAACTAAGAG ATGCAGGAAATTATGATTTAAAGTCACAGATCAACAAGCTGTGGCACGAAGTGAACTCCCTGAAGGAAATGCAAGCACTGCAGACAG TTTGCCTGCGTGGCACGAAAGTCAACAGAAAGTGCTACCTGGCCATTGTTGAACCAAAACACTACCATGAAGCCAACGAAGACTGTATCGCTCAAGGAGGAACTTTAGTTATCCCTCGAAACATTGACGAGAACAACAGCCTCCGTGAGTATGCAAAGAAAAGCTCTCCCGGAGCCAAGGAGTTCTGGATCGGAGTGACGGACATGGTCAAGGAAGGGCAGTATGTCGATGTCAATGGAATGGCTATTAGTTACTTCAACTGGGATCGTTCAAAGAATCAACCTACTGGAGGGAAACGAGAAAGCTGTGTGATGCTTTCACTGTCTGCGCAAGGGAAATGGCATGATGATGTTTGCCGCAGCATGAAAAAATACCTTTGTGAATATCTAATTCCTTAA